Proteins from one Candidatus Hydrogenedentota bacterium genomic window:
- a CDS encoding PASTA domain-containing protein, with protein MSGTGNIVGEPSFINPSLGDFRLRADSPCIDRGTSSGAPLVDLVGTVRPNGVGIDMGAYEYVPYSVFVPSVEGYLQAVATTAIREADLTLGAVTQTFDNSVPSGTIISQDPAGGAQAVSGSAVALLVSKGPAVVVPNVVGQTQASATTLITGAGLTLGTVTEAYNATVPVGQVISQTPAADTSVSAGYAVDLVVSKGPQPVSVPNVVGMTQSAAQTAITGADLAVGTVTEAYSATVPAGSVISQNPAAGAQAAPGSSVSLVVSKGPDPGEGEGEPPLAPTVEEVHALLAAGFNAADTNGDGRISYAEALAAIPGLTLAVFNELDTDGDGALGRAELGLDEEAGCFGCQKSGFTLMNLKRRLGDLFLAGLALSLLAVVGRRKA; from the coding sequence ATGAGCGGCACCGGCAACATCGTTGGAGAGCCCAGTTTTATCAATCCCTCACTGGGTGATTTTCGTTTGCGGGCGGATTCCCCCTGTATTGACAGAGGCACCTCATCTGGGGCACCCCTCGTGGATTTGGTTGGCACAGTCCGCCCAAATGGCGTGGGTATTGACATGGGCGCTTATGAGTATGTGCCCTATTCTGTTTTTGTTCCCAGCGTGGAGGGGTATCTACAAGCAGTGGCCACCACTGCCATACGGGAGGCGGACTTGACACTAGGCGCAGTAACCCAAACCTTTGACAACTCCGTTCCATCAGGCACTATTATTTCCCAAGATCCAGCAGGCGGCGCGCAGGCGGTATCCGGTTCGGCGGTGGCCCTCTTGGTCTCCAAGGGGCCGGCGGTTGTGGTGCCCAATGTGGTAGGCCAGACACAGGCTTCAGCCACCACTTTGATTACCGGGGCCGGGCTCACCCTGGGCACGGTGACCGAGGCGTATAACGCCACGGTTCCGGTGGGCCAGGTCATCAGCCAGACCCCCGCTGCGGACACCAGCGTGTCCGCCGGTTACGCGGTGGACCTCGTGGTCTCCAAGGGTCCTCAGCCGGTTTCCGTGCCCAATGTGGTGGGCATGACGCAGAGCGCGGCCCAGACCGCCATCACGGGGGCGGATCTTGCGGTGGGCACGGTGACCGAGGCGTATAGCGCCACGGTTCCCGCGGGATCAGTGATCAGCCAAAATCCGGCGGCGGGCGCGCAGGCGGCCCCCGGCAGCTCGGTGTCCCTGGTGGTTTCGAAGGGACCGGACCCAGGCGAAGGCGAGGGCGAGCCGCCACTGGCCCCCACAGTGGAGGAGGTGCATGCCTTGTTGGCCGCAGGATTTAATGCTGCGGATACCAATGGGGACGGGCGCATCAGTTATGCGGAGGCCTTGGCCGCGATTCCAGGGCTTACCCTGGCCGTCTTCAATGAACTGGACACCGATGGCGACGGTGCGCTGGGCAGGGCAGAACTTGGCCTTGACGAGGAGGCCGGTTGTTTTGGATGCCAGAAATCCGGGTTCACACTGATGAACCTGAAGCGGCGTCTGGGCGATCTCTTTTTGGCGGGTCTGGCGTTGAGCCTGCTCGCGGTGGTTGGCCGCAGGAAAGCATAG
- a CDS encoding Abi family protein: MSANVFSKPPLALADQVALLKTRGMLIADEKAAENALLHLNYYRFSGYALHYELFSGGQRTHQFAAGTRIEDVLYLYDFDSRLRALLFRFIEPVEVAFRAAVCHELCTRTNDSHWHLNPGMYDNRFHFVRLRTDCEEESERNKDEVFIRSYRAKYDEPPTPPAWMMSEILSIGRWSKIYAHLASHEAKKAVAGVFSTKPYHLQSWIHALSVLRNLCAHHSRIWNRDFKIRPALPNAFKESGSGHTRLAAQVFVLKSLLTPLEKDGEFRREWNALMDAFPGVPRRNMGFEGGGAQAGKL, translated from the coding sequence GTGAGCGCCAATGTCTTCTCCAAGCCGCCCCTCGCTTTGGCGGACCAGGTCGCCCTGCTGAAAACACGGGGCATGCTGATCGCCGATGAGAAGGCCGCTGAGAACGCGCTCCTGCATCTGAACTACTACCGGTTCTCGGGGTATGCCCTCCACTACGAGCTGTTTTCCGGCGGCCAGCGGACACACCAGTTTGCCGCAGGAACAAGGATCGAGGATGTCCTGTACCTGTATGACTTCGATTCCCGCCTGCGCGCGCTGCTGTTCCGGTTCATAGAACCCGTTGAGGTGGCGTTCCGGGCGGCCGTTTGCCATGAACTCTGCACGCGGACCAATGATTCGCACTGGCATCTGAATCCCGGCATGTACGACAACCGGTTTCATTTTGTCCGTTTGCGCACCGACTGCGAGGAGGAGTCGGAACGCAACAAGGACGAGGTGTTCATCCGCAGCTACCGGGCCAAATACGACGAGCCCCCGACCCCGCCCGCCTGGATGATGAGCGAAATCCTGTCCATTGGCCGCTGGTCAAAGATATACGCGCATCTTGCCAGTCACGAAGCCAAGAAGGCGGTGGCCGGCGTCTTCTCCACGAAGCCGTACCATCTCCAGTCCTGGATACACGCCCTCTCTGTGCTGAGAAACCTCTGCGCCCACCACTCCCGCATATGGAACCGCGACTTCAAGATCAGGCCGGCATTGCCCAATGCCTTCAAGGAATCAGGAAGCGGACATACCCGGCTCGCGGCCCAAGTGTTTGTGTTGAAATCACTCCTGACCCCTCTGGAGAAAGACGGGGAGTTTCGGCGTGAATGGAATGCCTTGATGGACGCCTTTCCCGGGGTTCCGAGGCGCAACATGGGTTTTGAGGGCGGCGGCGCACAGGCCGGAAAGCTGTGA
- a CDS encoding restriction endonuclease subunit S, translated as MIADLKPYPEYKDSGLPWAGSVPGHWELRPAFGAYTPVLERNRGLREKTVLSLSYGRIVVKPADKLHGLVPESFETYQIVNPGDIVLRTTDLQNDHTSLRVGMVHDRGIITSAYLALRTKAGMAPSFGFQFLNVWDRSKAIYGYGSGLRQNLDFSHFKRMPVALPPAEEQAAIVRFLDWANGRLERAIRAKRKIITLLNEQKQAIIHRAVTRGLDPNAPLKPSGIPWLGDIPAHWEVRRMKNIAQLKSGDGITSQEIEETGPYPVFGGNGMRGYTSRYTHDGHYVLIGRQGALCGNINYAQGKFFASEHAVVATLRPGISVQWLGELLRTMNLNQYSQSAAQPGLSVERIKNLAVPFPPESEGELIARDLIGETAPLTAAISCLLRRITLLREYRTRLTSDVVTGKLDVRAAASRLPAAAGSPEPDPSPEEEEFASPDEIMDDEGE; from the coding sequence ATGATCGCCGACCTCAAGCCCTACCCCGAATACAAGGACTCCGGGCTCCCGTGGGCGGGAAGCGTGCCGGGGCATTGGGAGCTTCGCCCAGCGTTTGGGGCGTATACGCCCGTTCTTGAGCGGAATCGCGGTCTAAGGGAGAAGACCGTCCTCTCTCTCAGTTACGGGCGCATTGTCGTCAAGCCAGCAGACAAGCTGCACGGGCTTGTCCCGGAGTCCTTCGAGACCTATCAGATTGTCAACCCCGGCGACATCGTCCTCCGAACCACCGACCTTCAAAACGATCACACGAGCCTTCGCGTGGGCATGGTTCATGATCGGGGAATCATCACCTCGGCCTATTTGGCCCTGCGAACAAAAGCGGGGATGGCGCCCTCTTTTGGCTTCCAGTTTCTCAATGTTTGGGACAGAAGCAAGGCCATATACGGCTATGGATCCGGACTCCGCCAAAATCTGGACTTCTCGCACTTCAAGAGAATGCCGGTAGCCCTCCCCCCGGCGGAGGAGCAGGCGGCGATCGTGCGTTTTCTGGACTGGGCGAACGGGCGGCTGGAGCGGGCGATCCGGGCGAAGCGGAAGATCATCACCCTGCTCAACGAGCAGAAACAGGCCATCATCCACCGCGCCGTCACCCGCGGCCTCGACCCCAACGCCCCCCTGAAACCCTCCGGCATCCCCTGGCTAGGGGACATCCCCGCCCATTGGGAGGTGAGGCGGATGAAGAACATAGCTCAGCTAAAGAGTGGGGACGGGATCACTTCTCAGGAGATTGAAGAAACCGGCCCCTACCCAGTGTTTGGCGGAAACGGCATGCGGGGATACACATCAAGATACACACACGATGGGCACTACGTGTTGATAGGTAGGCAGGGGGCGCTTTGCGGCAATATCAACTATGCTCAAGGAAAGTTCTTCGCCTCAGAACATGCGGTTGTGGCAACTCTGCGACCAGGAATATCTGTGCAGTGGTTAGGGGAGCTCCTCCGTACGATGAACCTCAACCAATACTCCCAGTCTGCGGCCCAGCCGGGGCTTTCTGTGGAGCGCATTAAGAACCTTGCCGTTCCCTTTCCCCCTGAGAGCGAAGGAGAGCTTATCGCCCGAGATCTTATTGGCGAGACAGCCCCGCTCACGGCTGCGATATCATGTCTGCTCCGTCGAATCACCCTTCTGCGCGAATACCGGACGCGTCTGACGTCGGACGTGGTAACGGGGAAGCTGGACGTGCGGGCGGCGGCGTCGCGTCTGCCGGCGGCCGCCGGGAGTCCCGAGCCCGACCCGTCCCCCGAGGAGGAGGAATTTGCCTCCCCGGACGAAATCATGGATGATGAGGGAGAATAA
- a CDS encoding cytidine deaminase gives MDNADREEHYRSILSGQLPGAELVIGLVGSVGADLGSLVPRISSCLERYDYTTVVIRLSELISHVVEVPDLAGASEYTRIDTMMTLGNEARETSKDNAILAMVASAQIYGGRTDSSPRPRHAFVINSLKHPDEVNLLRRIYGNGFFLVGVYVDPKQRHTNLLKTKDMKDSEARALMQRDEAEGVPCGQRTRDTFHLSDFFIHLDRTARQSLTRFFDVVFADPYRTPLFDEYAMFMAFAAATRSADLSRQIGAVIARDNEVLATGVNECPCAGGGAYWPHVTPSGEVLDTPRGRDYRRKCDSNDAEKAELVNSLVRAVEGVCAACGQEGRAASEKAIREAIGRSPIDDITEYGRVVHAEMNALMTCARNGINCKGATLYSTTFPCHNCAKHIIAAGITRVVYIEPYPKSRALKFHDDAAFPGFQRDQKKGGLVAFEPFVGIGPRRFFDLFSMRQGSGFPLTRKNKDTGATVPWNRKAGTIRIPMLPSSYLQREALVVTILKTHLKGDPDGQQPGGAGKKASSKPKGNAGGRAKGGQ, from the coding sequence ATGGACAACGCGGACCGTGAAGAACATTACAGGAGCATTCTGTCCGGACAGCTTCCAGGTGCTGAGCTTGTTATCGGCTTGGTGGGTTCAGTGGGCGCGGACTTGGGGTCGCTTGTTCCGCGGATCAGCAGCTGTCTGGAGCGGTATGACTACACCACGGTGGTGATCCGGCTCTCGGAGCTGATTTCCCATGTGGTGGAGGTTCCGGACCTGGCGGGGGCGAGCGAATACACGCGCATAGACACCATGATGACGCTCGGGAACGAGGCGCGGGAAACATCCAAGGACAACGCGATTCTCGCCATGGTGGCCTCGGCGCAGATATACGGGGGCCGGACCGACTCCTCGCCGCGCCCCCGGCACGCTTTTGTGATCAACTCCCTGAAGCATCCGGACGAGGTGAACCTGCTGCGCCGCATCTATGGAAACGGGTTCTTCCTCGTCGGGGTCTATGTGGACCCCAAACAGCGCCACACCAACCTCCTCAAAACTAAAGACATGAAGGACTCGGAGGCGCGGGCGCTGATGCAGCGGGACGAGGCCGAGGGGGTTCCCTGCGGACAGCGGACGCGGGACACCTTTCATCTCAGCGATTTCTTCATCCACCTGGACCGGACGGCGCGGCAGTCCCTGACCCGCTTTTTTGACGTTGTCTTCGCGGACCCCTACCGCACCCCGCTGTTCGACGAATACGCCATGTTCATGGCCTTCGCCGCGGCCACCCGCTCGGCGGACCTCTCGCGGCAGATCGGCGCGGTGATCGCCCGGGACAATGAGGTGCTCGCAACCGGCGTCAACGAGTGCCCCTGCGCGGGCGGGGGCGCCTACTGGCCCCATGTCACCCCCTCCGGGGAGGTGCTCGACACGCCGCGGGGAAGGGACTACAGGCGGAAATGCGACAGCAATGACGCGGAAAAGGCGGAGCTGGTCAACAGCCTTGTGCGCGCCGTTGAGGGGGTGTGCGCCGCGTGCGGACAGGAGGGCAGGGCCGCCAGTGAAAAGGCCATACGGGAGGCCATCGGGCGCAGCCCCATAGACGACATCACGGAGTACGGACGCGTTGTCCATGCCGAGATGAACGCGCTAATGACCTGCGCCCGGAACGGCATCAACTGCAAGGGGGCGACGCTCTACTCGACCACCTTCCCCTGCCACAACTGCGCCAAGCACATCATCGCCGCCGGCATCACGCGGGTGGTCTACATCGAGCCCTATCCCAAGAGCAGGGCCTTGAAGTTCCATGACGACGCGGCCTTTCCGGGCTTCCAGCGCGACCAGAAGAAGGGCGGGCTTGTGGCTTTCGAGCCCTTCGTGGGGATCGGCCCCCGCCGGTTCTTCGATCTTTTTTCCATGAGGCAGGGGTCCGGATTCCCCTTGACGCGGAAGAACAAGGACACCGGCGCAACGGTGCCCTGGAACCGGAAGGCGGGAACCATAAGGATTCCCATGCTTCCCTCCAGCTATTTGCAACGGGAGGCGCTTGTTGTTACTATTCTCAAAACGCACCTGAAAGGAGACCCCGATGGCCAGCAACCCGGCGGAGCAGGTAAAAAAGCTTCATCTAAGCCCAAAGGAAATGCAGGAGGCCGTGCGAAGGGCGGCCAATGA
- a CDS encoding type I restriction endonuclease subunit R yields MTTDITEKGLETLIMRHLTGTDGLSAGSGGAVGDLTAGYASGAGYHAGSPKDYDRAHCLDTFQLFAFLKATQEEAFEKLGLGNYGDPNDIIRIKFLSRMSSEITKRGVIDVLRRGVDHGPQHFTLFYGTPSPGNETAAALHAENRLSVTRQLAYSLDETRRALDLCLFVNGLPFATFELKNSLTKQTVEDAVEQYRRDRDPREPLFAFGRCAVHFAVDDAEVRMCTELKGKASWFLPFNKGWDDGAGNPPNPAGLKTDYLWKDILTPAGLTDILENYAQIVETRDRKTGKKKRVQIFPRYHQLDVVRKALAAVHAHGAGGRYLVQHSAGSGKSNSIAWLAHQLIGVKRGGKEVFDSVIVVTDRRVLDDQIQKTIKQFMQVQATVGHAEHSGDLRKFIEQGKKIIVSTVQKFPFILDEIAGEGGRRFAIVIDEAHSSQGGKTSSAMNQALGGEADGPDPEDVVNAALEKRMAARKMLRNASYFAFTATPKNKTLEMFGEALPPDAEGRVRHRPFHSYTMKQAVQEGFILDVLRHYTPVESCYRLVKKVEDDPEFDTKKAKKKLRRYVESHDHAIRLKAEIMVDHFHDQVLAYGKIGGQARAMVVCSGIERAIQYYHAFQTYLLERKSPYHALVAFSGEHEYGGAKVTESSLNGIPSGDIPEAFQEDPYRFLICADKFQTGYDEPLLHTMYVDKPLSGVKAVQTLSRLNRAHPKKHDVFVLDFQDNAEAVTYAFQDYYRTTLLAEETDPDKLHDLKAALDNAQVYSPEQRDRVVELFLTGAPREELDPLLDACVAVYVERLDEDGQVDFKGKAKTFTRAYDFLASVITYTNREWERLSILLNLLIPKLPAPLEPDGAKGILEAIDMDSYRVEKREVMRIALADEDVEIPPVPVEGGGMKPDPEYDRLSNILKTFNEQFGTLFDDADRVARRIRDDIAPKVAADTVFRNALENTPHTARMAHDQALHRVMQGLLRDDTQVYKQFVENDAFRRAISDMVYAITSV; encoded by the coding sequence GTGACCACGGACATCACAGAGAAGGGCCTGGAGACGCTGATCATGCGCCACCTGACGGGGACGGACGGGTTGTCCGCCGGGTCGGGGGGCGCGGTGGGGGACTTGACGGCGGGGTATGCTTCGGGGGCGGGCTATCATGCGGGGAGCCCGAAGGACTATGACCGGGCGCACTGCCTGGACACGTTTCAGCTGTTCGCGTTTCTGAAGGCGACGCAGGAGGAGGCGTTTGAGAAGCTCGGCCTGGGGAATTACGGGGACCCGAACGACATCATCCGCATCAAGTTTCTGTCGCGGATGTCGTCGGAGATCACGAAGCGGGGGGTGATTGACGTGCTGCGGAGGGGCGTGGACCACGGGCCGCAGCATTTCACCCTGTTCTACGGGACGCCCTCGCCGGGGAATGAGACGGCGGCGGCGCTGCACGCGGAGAACCGGCTCTCGGTCACGCGGCAGCTGGCGTACAGCCTGGACGAGACGCGGCGCGCGCTGGACCTGTGCCTGTTTGTGAACGGGCTGCCTTTTGCCACCTTTGAGCTGAAGAACAGCCTGACGAAGCAGACGGTGGAGGACGCGGTGGAGCAGTACCGGCGCGACCGGGACCCCCGCGAGCCGCTCTTCGCCTTTGGCCGGTGCGCGGTGCATTTTGCCGTGGACGACGCGGAGGTGCGGATGTGCACGGAGCTGAAGGGCAAGGCGTCCTGGTTCCTGCCGTTCAACAAGGGCTGGGACGACGGCGCGGGAAACCCGCCGAACCCGGCCGGGCTGAAGACGGACTACCTGTGGAAGGACATTCTGACGCCTGCGGGCCTGACGGACATTCTGGAGAACTACGCGCAGATCGTCGAGACCAGGGACCGGAAGACGGGCAAGAAGAAGCGGGTGCAAATCTTCCCCAGGTACCACCAGCTGGACGTGGTGCGGAAGGCGCTGGCGGCGGTCCACGCGCACGGGGCCGGGGGGCGCTACCTGGTGCAGCATTCGGCGGGGAGCGGCAAGTCGAACTCCATCGCGTGGCTGGCGCACCAGCTGATCGGCGTGAAGCGCGGCGGGAAAGAGGTGTTTGACTCGGTCATCGTGGTGACGGACCGGCGGGTGCTGGACGACCAAATCCAGAAGACGATCAAGCAGTTCATGCAGGTGCAGGCGACGGTGGGCCACGCCGAGCACTCTGGGGACCTGCGGAAGTTCATCGAGCAGGGAAAGAAGATCATCGTCTCGACGGTACAGAAGTTCCCGTTCATCCTCGACGAGATCGCCGGGGAGGGCGGACGCCGCTTTGCCATCGTGATTGACGAGGCGCATTCCAGCCAGGGCGGGAAGACGAGCTCGGCCATGAACCAGGCGCTGGGCGGGGAGGCGGACGGCCCGGACCCGGAGGACGTGGTGAACGCCGCGCTGGAAAAGCGCATGGCGGCGCGGAAGATGCTCAGGAACGCGAGCTATTTCGCCTTCACGGCCACCCCCAAGAACAAGACGCTGGAGATGTTCGGCGAGGCGCTTCCGCCGGACGCCGAGGGCCGGGTGCGCCACCGCCCCTTCCACAGCTACACGATGAAGCAGGCGGTGCAGGAGGGGTTCATCCTCGACGTGCTGCGGCACTACACGCCGGTCGAGAGCTGCTACCGGCTGGTGAAGAAGGTGGAGGACGACCCGGAATTTGACACGAAGAAGGCGAAGAAGAAGCTGCGCCGGTATGTGGAGAGCCACGACCACGCGATCCGCCTGAAGGCGGAGATCATGGTGGACCATTTCCACGACCAGGTGCTGGCGTATGGAAAGATCGGCGGACAGGCCCGGGCCATGGTGGTGTGCTCCGGCATCGAGCGGGCCATCCAGTACTATCACGCGTTCCAGACGTACCTGCTGGAGCGGAAAAGCCCCTACCACGCCCTCGTCGCCTTTTCCGGGGAGCATGAATACGGTGGCGCGAAGGTGACGGAGTCGTCGCTCAACGGCATTCCCAGCGGCGACATCCCGGAGGCGTTCCAGGAGGACCCGTACCGCTTCCTCATCTGCGCGGACAAGTTCCAGACGGGCTATGACGAGCCGCTGCTCCACACCATGTATGTGGACAAGCCCCTGTCGGGCGTGAAGGCGGTGCAGACGCTGTCCCGGCTGAACCGCGCCCACCCGAAGAAGCACGACGTGTTTGTGCTCGACTTCCAGGACAACGCGGAGGCCGTCACCTACGCGTTTCAGGACTATTACCGCACGACACTGCTCGCCGAGGAGACGGACCCGGACAAGCTGCATGACCTCAAGGCCGCGCTGGACAATGCCCAGGTGTACTCGCCTGAGCAGCGGGACCGGGTGGTGGAGCTGTTTCTCACCGGGGCTCCCCGCGAGGAGCTCGACCCCCTTCTCGACGCCTGCGTGGCCGTTTACGTGGAGCGGCTCGACGAGGACGGCCAGGTGGACTTCAAGGGCAAGGCGAAAACCTTCACACGCGCCTATGACTTCCTCGCGTCGGTCATCACCTACACCAACCGCGAATGGGAACGGCTGTCCATCCTGCTCAACCTGCTCATCCCGAAACTGCCCGCGCCGCTGGAGCCGGACGGTGCCAAGGGCATCCTCGAAGCCATTGACATGGACAGTTACCGGGTGGAGAAGCGGGAGGTGATGAGAATCGCGCTGGCGGACGAGGATGTGGAGATTCCCCCCGTCCCCGTCGAGGGCGGCGGCATGAAGCCCGACCCGGAGTACGACCGGCTCAGCAACATCCTGAAAACCTTCAACGAGCAGTTCGGAACCCTGTTTGACGACGCCGACCGGGTGGCCCGGCGCATCCGCGACGACATCGCGCCGAAGGTGGCCGCGGACACCGTGTTCCGCAACGCCCTGGAAAACACCCCGCACACCGCCCGCATGGCCCACGACCAGGCCCTGCACCGGGTGATGCAGGGCCTCCTGCGGGATGACACCCAGGTCTACAAGCAGTTCGTCGAGAACGACGCCTTCCGCCGCGCGATCAGCGACATGGTGTATGCCATCACTTCCGTCTGA
- a CDS encoding DUF262 domain-containing protein, with amino-acid sequence MKATEAKLLVFLQKSPQFVIPIYQRTYSWTEKQCRQLWDDILRAGSSGNISVHFIGSIVYVEQGLSQVSHQAPLLVIDGQQRLASVSLLMEALARALGDTEPEDGFSAPKLREYYLTNRLEKGDRFFKLLLSQTDNATLKSVIRNTEPPEEPSLRVMQNFDLFTDLIAARKDDLVPVWRGLAKLGVVDIALSGEHDNPQLIFESMNSTGKELSQADLIRNFILMGLEPDLQTRLYEDYWRPMEQDFGQEAYGTQFDSFMRHYLTVRTGDIPREREVYEAFKDHSRTKPVLEAGIEELVKNIRAFAGYFCALALGREKNRALAAAFHDLRELKVDVAYPFLLELYHDYIGKTLSAADLAAAVRLVEAYVFRRAVCAIPTNSIGKTFANFGKALKKDRYLESIQAHFLSLPSYRRFPRDDEFRRDLHTRDLYNFRSRSYWLRRMENHKRKERVAVDEYTIEHILPQNPDLSPAWRKALGDDWQRVQQQWLHTLGNLTLTGYNAEYSDKPFDKKRDMTGGFKESPLQLNKALKQAKAWNEAAIQNRAGQLADLALQVWAAPRLDATTLAAYKPKKAPATGGYSIKDHKALAKGGMRNLFEAFRKEVLALDPCVVEEFLKLYVAYKAETNFVDVVPQAKQLRLSLNLPFNEINDPKSLCTDVTDRGRWGNGDVEIGFKSLDDLPYIMGLVRQALERQMGDGGQA; translated from the coding sequence ATGAAAGCCACTGAAGCCAAGCTGCTTGTGTTCCTGCAGAAGTCGCCGCAGTTTGTGATCCCGATCTATCAGCGCACGTACTCGTGGACCGAGAAACAGTGCCGCCAGCTCTGGGACGACATCCTGCGCGCCGGGTCCAGCGGCAATATTTCGGTGCACTTCATCGGCTCCATCGTCTACGTGGAGCAGGGGCTCTCCCAAGTCTCGCACCAGGCCCCCCTGCTGGTGATTGACGGCCAGCAGCGGCTCGCCTCGGTCTCCCTGCTCATGGAGGCGCTCGCCCGCGCCCTCGGCGACACCGAGCCGGAGGACGGATTCTCCGCCCCCAAGCTGCGTGAGTACTACCTCACCAACCGCCTTGAGAAGGGCGACCGCTTCTTTAAGCTGCTGCTCTCGCAGACGGACAACGCCACGCTCAAGTCGGTCATCCGAAACACCGAGCCGCCCGAGGAACCCTCGTTGCGCGTGATGCAGAACTTTGATCTGTTCACCGACCTCATCGCGGCGCGGAAGGACGACCTTGTGCCGGTGTGGCGGGGTTTGGCCAAGCTGGGGGTGGTGGACATCGCCCTCAGTGGGGAACATGACAACCCCCAGCTCATCTTCGAGAGCATGAACTCCACCGGCAAGGAGCTGAGCCAGGCGGACCTGATCCGCAACTTCATCCTCATGGGGCTCGAGCCCGACCTCCAAACCCGCCTCTATGAGGACTACTGGCGGCCCATGGAGCAGGACTTCGGCCAGGAGGCCTACGGCACCCAGTTCGACAGCTTCATGCGCCATTACCTGACCGTGCGCACCGGCGACATTCCGCGCGAGCGCGAGGTCTACGAGGCGTTCAAGGACCACTCCCGCACAAAGCCCGTGCTGGAGGCGGGCATCGAGGAACTGGTGAAGAACATCCGCGCCTTTGCCGGGTATTTCTGCGCCCTCGCCCTGGGACGGGAGAAGAACCGCGCCCTCGCTGCCGCCTTCCACGACCTGCGCGAGCTGAAAGTGGACGTGGCCTACCCCTTCCTCCTGGAGCTGTACCACGACTACATCGGCAAAACCCTCTCCGCCGCCGACCTCGCCGCCGCCGTGCGCCTGGTGGAGGCCTATGTGTTCCGCCGCGCCGTATGCGCCATCCCCACCAACTCGATAGGAAAGACTTTCGCCAACTTTGGCAAGGCGCTCAAGAAGGACCGCTACCTCGAAAGCATCCAGGCGCATTTCCTGTCCTTGCCCTCCTACCGCCGCTTCCCCCGCGACGACGAGTTCCGCCGCGACCTGCACACCCGCGACCTCTACAACTTCCGCAGCCGAAGCTACTGGCTGCGCCGCATGGAGAACCACAAACGCAAGGAGCGAGTGGCGGTGGACGAGTACACCATCGAGCACATCCTGCCCCAGAACCCCGACCTCTCCCCGGCGTGGCGGAAGGCCCTGGGCGATGACTGGCAGCGCGTCCAGCAGCAGTGGCTCCACACCCTCGGCAACCTCACCCTCACGGGATACAACGCCGAATACAGCGACAAGCCCTTTGACAAAAAGCGCGACATGACGGGCGGCTTCAAGGAAAGCCCGCTCCAGCTCAACAAAGCCCTGAAACAGGCGAAAGCGTGGAACGAGGCCGCCATCCAGAACCGCGCCGGACAGCTGGCCGACCTCGCCCTCCAGGTGTGGGCCGCGCCCCGGCTCGACGCCACCACTCTCGCCGCCTATAAGCCGAAAAAGGCCCCCGCGACCGGCGGCTACTCCATCAAGGACCACAAAGCCCTCGCCAAAGGCGGCATGCGCAACCTCTTCGAGGCCTTCCGGAAAGAGGTGCTCGCTCTGGACCCCTGCGTGGTCGAGGAGTTCCTCAAGCTCTATGTGGCCTACAAGGCCGAAACCAACTTCGTGGACGTTGTCCCCCAGGCCAAACAACTCCGCCTCAGCCTCAACCTGCCCTTCAACGAAATCAACGACCCCAAGAGCCTCTGCACCGATGTCACAGACCGGGGGCGCTGGGGAAACGGCGACGTGGAAATCGGCTTCAAGTCCCTCGATGACCTCCCCTACATCATGGGACTCGTCCGCCAGGCCCTCGAACGCCAGATGGGCGACGGAGGGCAGGCATGA